The following are from one region of the Hymenobacter radiodurans genome:
- a CDS encoding DUF4126 family protein → MSKQLQQTLALGAIAGMRSMSAPATISHVLSNNKSKAIGRSPLRFLQSPTTAKLLKGVAISEMAADKLPGMPDRTAPPILLGRILAGGLAGAAAYKTQKDSVVKGALIGSAVAVAATYGALYLRKALGSSTGVPDPVWAVLEDSLVLKSALSVVHDARRSTNNQLY, encoded by the coding sequence ATGTCTAAGCAACTCCAACAAACGCTCGCCCTTGGTGCGATAGCCGGTATGCGCAGCATGTCGGCGCCCGCCACCATTAGTCACGTCCTCAGCAACAATAAATCGAAGGCTATTGGCCGGTCGCCGCTGCGGTTTTTGCAGTCGCCAACCACGGCTAAGCTGCTGAAAGGAGTAGCTATATCCGAAATGGCCGCCGACAAACTGCCCGGTATGCCCGACCGCACCGCGCCGCCGATTTTGCTGGGACGTATTTTGGCGGGCGGCTTGGCGGGTGCGGCAGCTTATAAAACCCAGAAAGACAGTGTAGTAAAAGGCGCGCTTATTGGCAGTGCAGTGGCGGTGGCCGCCACCTACGGAGCCTTGTACCTGCGCAAAGCACTAGGTTCTAGTACCGGCGTGCCCGATCCGGTGTGGGCGGTGCTGGAAGATAGCTTGGTTCTCAAAAGCGCCCTTTCCGTAGTGCACGATGCTCGTCGCAGCACCAATAATCAGTTGTACTAG
- a CDS encoding 3-(methylthio)propionyl-CoA ligase, protein MLGLMMNQPLRIAGLLEHAAKWHSDTEIVSRLTEGGIHRYTYHDAHQRSKQLANALKSLGIGMGDRIGTLAWNNHRHFELYYGVSGLGAICHTINPRLFAEQLVFIINHAEDSYIFLDLTFLPLAEKLAPHCQKVAGWVLLTDRAHMPADSTLPGELLCYEELLAAQTADFEWPVFDENTASSLCYTSGTTDEPKGVLYSHRSTLLHSYAASLPDCFNCSARDVVLPVVPMFHVNAWGIPYVAPMNGCKLVMPGPGLDAASLFELYEQEKVTFTAGVPTIWFGLLTFMREKKLQFSTLKRMIVGGSSCPPALLKAFDEELHIEIRHAWGMTETSPLGTACTLKAKHLLLSPDEQFAIQTKQGRAIFGVDMKIVDDAGQELPHNGVAFGDLLVRGPFIVGDYFRAGEPGQLTQSGWFKTGDVATIDPDGFMQITDRSKDVIKSGGEWISSIDLENHAIAHPAVAEAAVIGVPHPKWSERPLLVIVLKPGAEVSKEELLQFFEGKIARWWTPDAVEFVDQLPHTATGKLLKTKLRQDFAGYTF, encoded by the coding sequence ATGCTCGGCTTGATGATGAATCAGCCCCTGCGCATCGCGGGGCTTCTTGAACACGCGGCCAAATGGCACTCCGACACGGAAATTGTGTCGCGCCTAACGGAAGGCGGCATCCACCGCTACACCTACCACGATGCCCACCAGCGCAGCAAGCAGTTAGCCAACGCGCTCAAGAGTTTGGGTATCGGCATGGGCGACCGAATCGGGACGCTGGCCTGGAACAACCACCGCCACTTCGAGCTGTATTATGGCGTGTCGGGGCTGGGAGCCATTTGTCACACCATTAACCCGCGCTTGTTTGCTGAGCAGTTGGTATTCATCATCAACCACGCCGAGGACAGCTACATATTTCTGGACCTCACTTTTCTGCCGCTGGCTGAGAAATTAGCCCCCCACTGCCAAAAAGTTGCCGGCTGGGTTCTGCTCACCGACCGCGCCCACATGCCCGCCGACTCCACTTTGCCCGGCGAACTGCTCTGCTATGAGGAGCTACTAGCTGCCCAAACAGCTGACTTTGAGTGGCCCGTTTTCGACGAGAACACCGCCTCGTCGCTCTGCTATACTTCTGGTACCACCGACGAGCCCAAGGGTGTGCTCTACTCCCATCGCTCCACCCTGCTGCACAGCTACGCCGCCTCCCTGCCCGACTGCTTCAACTGCTCGGCCCGCGACGTAGTGTTGCCCGTCGTGCCCATGTTTCACGTCAACGCCTGGGGCATTCCCTACGTGGCGCCCATGAATGGCTGTAAGCTGGTGATGCCCGGCCCCGGCCTCGACGCTGCTAGCTTGTTCGAACTGTATGAGCAGGAAAAAGTCACGTTTACGGCTGGTGTGCCCACTATTTGGTTTGGCCTGCTGACGTTTATGCGGGAGAAAAAGCTACAATTCAGCACTCTCAAGCGCATGATTGTGGGCGGATCGTCTTGCCCGCCGGCGTTGCTAAAAGCCTTTGATGAGGAATTACATATCGAAATCCGTCACGCCTGGGGCATGACCGAAACCAGTCCGCTGGGCACGGCCTGCACGCTCAAAGCCAAGCACTTGCTCCTCTCTCCCGATGAGCAATTCGCCATTCAAACCAAGCAGGGACGCGCCATCTTTGGGGTAGACATGAAAATCGTGGACGATGCCGGCCAAGAGTTGCCGCACAACGGCGTTGCCTTCGGCGACTTGCTCGTGCGCGGCCCCTTCATCGTGGGCGACTATTTCCGGGCCGGTGAGCCGGGGCAGCTAACTCAAAGTGGCTGGTTCAAAACCGGCGACGTAGCCACCATCGACCCCGATGGCTTCATGCAAATCACCGACCGTTCCAAGGATGTCATCAAGTCGGGCGGCGAGTGGATTTCGTCTATTGATCTGGAAAACCACGCGATTGCGCACCCGGCCGTAGCCGAGGCAGCCGTTATCGGCGTGCCCCATCCGAAGTGGAGCGAGCGGCCATTACTGGTAATAGTGCTCAAACCGGGCGCTGAAGTCAGCAAGGAAGAGCTGTTGCAATTCTTCGAGGGCAAAATTGCGCGCTGGTGGACGCCCGACGCGGTAGAATTTGTGGACCAATTGCCCCACACCGCCACAGGCAAACTGCTCAAAACCAAGTTGCGTCAGGATTTCGCGGGCTATACTTTCTAA
- a CDS encoding ArnT family glycosyltransferase has product MKRLIPLLFASLKFVLGFVLASRVYELHRDEYLYLNYGQHLAWGYLEVPPLMAMQSWVTLALGGGYFWVKFWPLLWGAGTVYVVGRAAQRLGGSKWAQVLACLSYIVCAYSRLNFLFQPNSFEVFAFTLSCYWLIAYSHQPKPRYLYGIGVVLGLSLLNKYTTFFFIGALLTALLLTEQRRILVTKAGWIAAGIALALFLPNLIWQLRHGIPFLHHMALLHESQLVNVSAADFWQDQLLMCFPALWVWVPGLLALLFYQPFRPYRSVGLIFIGGLLLLTVLHGKSYYALGYYPILFAAGAAWLEQQLERFPRLSKLARPLLPAVLLVLAIPLFPYAYALYPPAQMQKIGEAYRNTGANRWEDGKIHPLPQDFADMLGWQELADKAWQAYQSLPDSSRSRTLVLCDNYGQAGTLNYYNRERNMPAAHSFNGSYLYWFPARPAQPYRHILLVTDDSEEFGGHFSSYQRLGKIENSYAREQGTTIALGTNPDTAIINRIYWEHRTKLAEWEQHK; this is encoded by the coding sequence ATGAAACGTCTGATTCCGCTGCTCTTCGCCAGCCTTAAGTTTGTGCTGGGCTTCGTGTTGGCCAGCCGGGTGTACGAGCTGCACCGCGACGAATATCTGTACCTCAACTATGGCCAGCACCTGGCCTGGGGCTACCTAGAAGTACCACCCCTGATGGCCATGCAAAGCTGGGTTACGCTGGCCTTGGGCGGGGGGTATTTTTGGGTAAAATTCTGGCCCTTGCTGTGGGGCGCGGGCACCGTGTATGTGGTAGGGCGAGCGGCCCAGCGGCTGGGCGGCAGCAAGTGGGCGCAGGTGCTGGCGTGCCTCAGTTATATCGTCTGTGCTTACTCGCGCCTCAACTTTCTCTTTCAACCCAACTCGTTTGAGGTCTTTGCCTTTACGCTAAGCTGCTACTGGCTGATTGCCTACAGCCACCAGCCAAAGCCGCGCTACCTGTATGGTATTGGCGTAGTGCTGGGCCTGAGTTTGCTGAATAAGTACACCACTTTCTTTTTCATCGGAGCACTTCTCACCGCTCTCCTTCTGACTGAGCAACGCCGTATTCTGGTCACTAAAGCCGGTTGGATAGCGGCTGGCATTGCCCTAGCGCTGTTTTTACCCAACCTAATCTGGCAGCTGCGGCACGGCATACCCTTCCTGCATCATATGGCTTTGCTGCACGAGTCGCAGCTAGTGAATGTGTCGGCGGCTGACTTTTGGCAAGACCAATTGCTGATGTGTTTTCCGGCTTTGTGGGTGTGGGTACCGGGGCTGTTGGCCCTGTTGTTCTACCAACCCTTTCGGCCGTACCGCAGCGTGGGCTTAATCTTCATTGGGGGGCTTTTATTGCTGACTGTGCTGCACGGCAAGAGCTACTATGCCTTGGGCTATTACCCTATTCTGTTCGCGGCCGGCGCGGCGTGGCTGGAGCAGCAGTTGGAGCGCTTCCCGCGCCTGAGCAAGCTGGCGCGACCCCTATTGCCGGCCGTGTTGCTGGTGCTGGCTATACCCCTGTTTCCGTATGCCTATGCGCTCTATCCGCCGGCCCAAATGCAGAAGATTGGTGAAGCCTACCGCAACACTGGCGCCAACCGCTGGGAAGACGGCAAAATTCACCCACTACCCCAGGATTTTGCCGATATGCTGGGCTGGCAAGAGCTGGCCGACAAAGCCTGGCAAGCGTACCAAAGTCTGCCCGACTCTTCGCGCAGCCGCACGCTGGTGCTGTGCGATAACTACGGCCAGGCCGGGACTTTAAACTACTATAATCGGGAGCGGAATATGCCAGCGGCGCATAGCTTCAATGGCAGCTACTTGTACTGGTTTCCCGCGCGCCCTGCCCAGCCATATCGCCACATACTACTGGTCACGGATGACTCGGAGGAATTTGGGGGGCATTTTTCCAGCTACCAGCGCCTGGGCAAAATTGAGAATAGCTACGCCCGCGAACAAGGCACTACCATTGCGCTCGGCACCAATCCGGATACAGCTATTATCAATCGAATTTATTGGGAGCACCGAACCAAGCTGGCCGAATGGGAGCAACATAAGTAA
- a CDS encoding serine hydrolase gives MKKLFLFAWLVVALVNTALTTPTLAQTALPATAPLDVAAVDAAVTRTLKAFDVPGIAVAVVKDGKIVMSKGYGVSSLKTKAPMDANTLVGIASNTKAFTTAALGILVDEGKLRWDDKVTKYIPEFKMYDPYVTAEFTVRDLLCHRSGLGLGAGDLARYPDSANFTIQDMIHNLRYFKPVSSFRSKYDYDNVLYLVAGEVVARVSGQPWTAFVETRLLKPLGMSRSATSFIRLPDPTNVTDAHVLVEKKVQVVRRYLGSTADPTGAMFSAGGIYSSVADLSKWALMLLGGPGAPASLLKPATQHELWSPQTILPVGPAPAVPSPFSYNTHFAAYGLGWNLRDVRGYKEVSHTGGTTGMVTKVTLVPELRLGIIVLTNQESGAAFTAVSNTLLDHYLGVTGKDRVQEMTDIMKTRTAGNTQADEAVWKQVADAQKAAPKKPKYGAYVGRYHDAWLGDVNIIAQGNQLWLKAKRSPRLTGQLLPYEANTYVVRWRDRSFNADAFAAFTLDEQGRASSIKMKPISPATDFSYDFQDLDLQRVE, from the coding sequence ATGAAAAAACTTTTTCTCTTTGCCTGGTTAGTCGTCGCGCTGGTAAATACTGCCCTCACTACCCCGACCCTGGCTCAAACCGCCCTGCCTGCTACGGCGCCACTAGATGTGGCAGCCGTGGACGCTGCAGTGACCCGCACTTTGAAAGCCTTCGATGTACCCGGCATCGCCGTGGCCGTGGTCAAGGATGGAAAAATAGTTATGTCCAAGGGCTACGGCGTAAGTTCCCTGAAAACCAAGGCGCCGATGGACGCCAATACGTTAGTGGGCATTGCCTCTAATACCAAGGCTTTCACCACGGCGGCGCTGGGTATACTCGTGGACGAGGGCAAGCTGCGCTGGGATGACAAGGTGACAAAATACATCCCGGAGTTCAAAATGTACGACCCTTACGTGACAGCCGAGTTTACCGTGCGCGACCTGCTCTGTCATCGTAGCGGTCTGGGCCTGGGCGCGGGCGACCTGGCCCGGTATCCTGACTCTGCCAACTTCACCATTCAGGACATGATTCACAACCTACGCTATTTCAAGCCCGTGTCCTCGTTTCGCAGCAAGTATGATTATGACAACGTCCTGTACCTGGTAGCCGGAGAAGTAGTGGCGCGCGTATCGGGCCAGCCTTGGACTGCTTTCGTGGAGACCCGCCTGCTCAAACCCTTGGGCATGAGCCGCAGCGCCACTAGTTTTATTCGCCTTCCCGACCCCACAAATGTGACTGATGCCCATGTATTGGTGGAGAAGAAAGTGCAGGTTGTTCGGCGCTATTTGGGCTCAACTGCCGACCCGACTGGGGCCATGTTTAGTGCGGGCGGCATTTACAGCAGCGTGGCCGACCTGAGCAAATGGGCCCTGATGCTGCTCGGCGGACCCGGCGCTCCGGCGTCCCTGCTTAAGCCAGCAACTCAGCACGAACTGTGGTCGCCCCAAACCATTCTGCCTGTTGGCCCAGCCCCGGCTGTGCCCTCGCCATTCAGCTACAATACACACTTTGCGGCCTACGGTTTGGGCTGGAACCTGCGCGATGTGCGCGGCTATAAGGAAGTATCGCACACTGGCGGCACTACGGGTATGGTGACCAAAGTTACCCTGGTGCCCGAATTGCGCCTAGGCATCATCGTGCTCACCAATCAGGAAAGCGGCGCCGCCTTCACGGCCGTTTCCAACACCCTTTTGGACCATTACCTGGGCGTGACGGGCAAAGACCGGGTGCAGGAAATGACCGACATCATGAAGACGAGGACCGCCGGCAACACGCAAGCCGATGAGGCCGTGTGGAAACAAGTAGCCGACGCCCAGAAGGCCGCGCCTAAAAAACCGAAATACGGCGCCTACGTCGGCCGCTACCACGACGCTTGGCTGGGTGATGTGAACATCATTGCCCAGGGCAACCAGCTCTGGCTCAAAGCCAAACGCTCGCCCCGCCTAACGGGGCAGCTACTGCCCTATGAAGCCAACACTTACGTGGTGCGCTGGCGCGACCGTAGCTTCAACGCTGATGCTTTCGCCGCCTTCACCCTCGACGAGCAGGGCCGGGCCAGCAGCATCAAGATGAAGCCTATTTCGCCCGCGACTGACTTCAGCTACGACTTTCAGGATTTGGACTTGCAGCGGGTAGAGTAG
- a CDS encoding carboxypeptidase-like regulatory domain-containing protein, producing the protein MKTNRLLPLNTLLIFLAFLRVRLLGGKLAARFGVVILLVGGLSHGAYAQYPVRGIIRDKETKEPLPFVGIGVKGTTMGTASNENGEFTLSLPSVPQTLIFSELAHIKDTVRVTQAGQSLEIELAPATVVLSEVKVASYAYQLVDRAYQQMKKNYGRKFYGKAYYRQITRIDNDPTELLEMVWNAKSNIARIEGTSIAQGRYAAKQALISDKNFSLYTKAFGLYDDKADTTKALGLFSPNVVANYLLEIKGVLEKGETGGVAEIAFETRPEQTKYRSKGTVWIDVDTYQVIRYKMTTPQLTRKANNPTFSFKNTELELDMVFQNDTTAVNPLEHIKADMTYDLVRPGLPPSKMKVSAFTFFYDTSRKPTNLTYNKVTSNERDLETIRKVKYDPEFWANNPVVKRTPLEDEVAKSFEQKGAFGTMVKKPEPKADVRIRNGRIE; encoded by the coding sequence TTGAAAACTAACCGACTCTTGCCCTTGAATACGCTCCTGATTTTTCTTGCTTTTCTTCGTGTGCGCCTGCTGGGCGGTAAACTCGCTGCCCGCTTTGGTGTCGTCATACTGTTGGTTGGTGGCTTAAGCCACGGCGCCTATGCCCAGTATCCAGTGCGGGGTATTATCCGGGATAAAGAAACCAAGGAGCCGCTGCCATTCGTGGGCATTGGTGTAAAAGGCACCACTATGGGCACGGCCAGTAATGAGAATGGGGAGTTTACCCTGAGCTTGCCCTCGGTGCCGCAAACGCTGATTTTTTCCGAGCTAGCCCATATAAAGGATACCGTGCGGGTTACGCAGGCAGGTCAGTCGTTGGAAATAGAGTTGGCGCCGGCTACAGTGGTGCTGTCGGAGGTGAAAGTGGCCAGCTACGCCTACCAGCTGGTAGACCGCGCGTACCAGCAGATGAAGAAAAACTACGGCCGCAAATTCTACGGCAAAGCCTATTACCGCCAGATTACGCGCATCGACAACGACCCCACGGAGCTGCTGGAAATGGTGTGGAATGCCAAGTCCAACATCGCCCGCATTGAAGGCACGAGCATAGCACAGGGGCGCTACGCTGCCAAGCAAGCCCTGATCAGCGACAAAAACTTTTCGCTGTACACCAAAGCTTTCGGTCTCTACGACGACAAGGCCGACACAACCAAAGCGCTGGGCTTGTTCAGCCCCAACGTAGTGGCAAACTATCTGCTGGAAATAAAAGGCGTGTTGGAGAAAGGAGAGACCGGCGGCGTGGCCGAAATTGCCTTCGAAACGCGCCCCGAGCAAACCAAATACCGCTCGAAAGGCACCGTCTGGATTGACGTGGATACCTACCAGGTAATTCGCTACAAAATGACCACGCCCCAGCTTACCCGCAAAGCCAACAACCCGACGTTCTCCTTCAAAAATACGGAGCTGGAGCTGGACATGGTGTTTCAGAACGATACTACCGCCGTAAACCCATTGGAGCACATCAAAGCAGACATGACCTACGATTTGGTGCGGCCTGGTTTGCCACCATCCAAAATGAAAGTGTCGGCGTTTACCTTCTTCTATGACACCAGCCGCAAGCCTACTAACCTGACATACAACAAAGTCACCAGCAACGAGCGCGACCTGGAAACCATCCGAAAGGTGAAATACGACCCTGAGTTTTGGGCCAATAATCCGGTGGTAAAACGTACGCCGCTGGAAGATGAAGTAGCCAAGTCGTTTGAGCAGAAAGGCGCCTTCGGAACGATGGTGAAAAAGCCCGAGCCTAAGGCCGACGTCCGCATTCGCAATGGCCGAATAGAATAG
- a CDS encoding alkaline phosphatase D family protein gives MKNYLLILSLLLTLGSPTAVAQRNKAMTIAFGSCDRQDLPQTIWGTISKDKPDLWIWLGDNIYGDTEDMTVLKAKYDQQFNQPEYKAFRTQVPVIGTWDDHDYGRNDGDKSFGPKKESQQLALDFLQEPAASPRRQQEGIYAAYTYTVGKKRVKVILLDDRYHQDALFRDANKVYQPNPTGDILGEAQWRWLEEQLTNSDADAHIIGSGIQFLAEEHRYEKWANFPVARQRFLALLASTKAKGVLLMSGDRHIGEIAKMTVPSVPYPVYEVTSSGLTHPATNNTGEPNKYRVGPLVNQKHYALFRLRQKGKKLLTTMELKGENGEVFYAEKTVIQ, from the coding sequence ATGAAAAACTATCTCCTGATCCTGAGTTTACTTTTAACTCTGGGCAGCCCGACGGCCGTGGCTCAGCGCAACAAAGCAATGACAATTGCTTTCGGCTCCTGCGACCGCCAAGACCTTCCGCAGACCATCTGGGGGACAATTTCCAAGGATAAACCGGACCTCTGGATCTGGCTGGGCGACAACATTTACGGCGACACGGAAGACATGACCGTGCTCAAAGCCAAGTACGACCAGCAGTTCAACCAACCCGAGTACAAAGCCTTCCGCACCCAAGTCCCCGTCATCGGTACCTGGGACGACCACGACTATGGCCGCAACGATGGCGACAAATCGTTTGGCCCCAAAAAAGAAAGTCAGCAACTAGCCCTCGACTTCTTGCAGGAGCCTGCTGCCAGCCCCCGCCGCCAGCAGGAGGGCATTTATGCCGCGTATACTTATACTGTCGGGAAGAAACGAGTGAAGGTAATTTTGCTCGATGACCGCTACCATCAAGATGCCTTGTTTCGGGACGCCAACAAAGTGTATCAACCCAACCCTACCGGCGATATTCTGGGCGAGGCGCAATGGCGTTGGCTGGAAGAACAACTGACCAACAGCGACGCCGATGCCCATATTATTGGCTCCGGCATTCAGTTTCTGGCCGAAGAGCATCGGTATGAGAAATGGGCCAATTTCCCGGTTGCCCGCCAGCGCTTTCTGGCATTGCTAGCCAGCACGAAAGCTAAAGGCGTGCTGCTCATGAGCGGCGACCGCCACATTGGCGAAATAGCTAAAATGACCGTGCCTAGCGTACCTTATCCCGTGTACGAAGTCACGTCCAGTGGCCTCACGCACCCAGCTACCAACAACACTGGCGAGCCAAATAAATACCGCGTAGGTCCGCTGGTCAATCAGAAACACTATGCTCTGTTTCGCCTTCGGCAGAAAGGCAAAAAGCTCCTAACAACTATGGAGTTGAAGGGCGAAAACGGAGAGGTTTTTTACGCGGAGAAAACAGTCATTCAGTAA
- a CDS encoding glycoside hydrolase family 3 N-terminal domain-containing protein gives MENSRLVYSLFVFISDPLSQVFSHNFVGCRIFTADFHPNPAPLLTPRNFSLFILLLLFLPFATSAQQRRKKPTKPKVAAPIKPVSLNAPVPFAPQLAKSHWVDSVMATLTPDQRVAQLFMVAAYSNRKRIDEDSVSQLVQQYGVGGLIFFQGGPVRQSKLLNRYQAQAKVPLLVAMDAEWGIGMRLDSTTRFPYQMSMGGVQDTALLYEMGAEIARQFKRTGMHVNFAPVVDVNNNAANPVIGYRSWGDNREEVTAKSYQYMRGMQDNGILAVAKHFPGHGDTDTDSHLALPLIRVDKRRIDTLELFPFRDLMRRGLGGIMIAHLNIPALDSTGIPSTLSKPIVTGMVKEKMGFEGVIFTDAMNMKGLTNMFPPGEGDVRALLAGNDVLEFSKNIPLALTMVREAINRGEITQEEIDRRCRKVLALKEWAGLNKYQPIDLKNLYKDLNTPHANYLSQRLSELSLTLLRNEKSMLPLQGLDTLRIATVAIGTKDTTDFQRMVADYAPADHFWLSATPTLDELVKIREALKGYNTLLVGLNNLGRLPATNFGVTPETNVLLRELATAKQRIVVSVFGNAYAVAKVRDLARADAVVLAYQESRNAQDLTAQMIFGGIGAQGKLPVTISDDYPRGFGLSTQGGMRLSYSYPEAVGMSNNLEARVDSMMQQALAAKAFPGGEVLIARNGTVVLRKSYGTHDYADNPRLGGKKPRPVQNTDIYDLASVTKVSAALPALMRLQDQGKFNPDMTMGQLYPEFVGTNKQDLKLRDVLTHQARLKAWIPFWKDYTKPRGIFNKLFGKSPDAANVSATKPSELNRRFFRSDSSARFPYQAATNLWARKDFPERIREAIAESPLNEKPGYVYSDLSFIMYPQFVRSASGKPLNQFVVDEIYKPLGATTMGYNPTRRFPLSRITPTEYDSLFRHSQLHGTVHDEGAALLGGISGHAGLFGNANDLAKVVQMYAWNGKYGGQQLIKPETIAEYTRCQFCPDNRRALGFDRPAANPSVNSAKNASPSSYGHTGYTGTYFWVDPQYDVVVIFLSNRVNPTRNNNKISDLSVRSHLLQVAIEAVQQGKSTPTESPVLKEN, from the coding sequence ATGGAAAACTCTAGATTAGTCTACAGCCTGTTCGTCTTTATTTCCGATCCACTTTCTCAGGTATTCTCGCATAACTTCGTGGGTTGCCGTATTTTTACGGCTGACTTCCACCCGAACCCTGCGCCCTTGCTTACGCCCCGGAATTTCTCGCTCTTCATCCTGCTTCTGTTGTTCCTGCCTTTCGCCACTTCGGCCCAGCAACGACGGAAGAAACCGACTAAACCTAAAGTTGCTGCTCCGATAAAGCCGGTTTCACTGAACGCGCCGGTGCCTTTTGCCCCCCAACTGGCAAAGTCACACTGGGTTGATTCGGTGATGGCCACGCTCACCCCCGATCAGCGGGTGGCGCAGCTCTTTATGGTGGCGGCGTATTCTAACCGCAAGCGCATCGATGAAGACTCCGTGTCGCAGTTGGTGCAGCAGTACGGCGTTGGGGGGCTTATTTTCTTCCAGGGCGGCCCAGTGCGCCAAAGCAAGTTGCTGAACCGCTATCAAGCCCAAGCGAAAGTGCCGCTGCTGGTGGCCATGGATGCGGAGTGGGGCATCGGTATGCGGTTGGATAGTACCACGCGGTTTCCGTACCAAATGAGCATGGGCGGCGTGCAGGACACCGCCTTGCTCTACGAGATGGGCGCCGAGATTGCCCGCCAGTTCAAGCGCACCGGTATGCACGTCAACTTTGCGCCGGTGGTCGATGTGAATAACAACGCGGCTAACCCCGTCATTGGCTACCGCTCCTGGGGCGACAACCGCGAAGAAGTAACGGCCAAGAGCTACCAATACATGCGCGGCATGCAGGACAACGGCATTCTCGCCGTAGCCAAGCACTTCCCCGGCCACGGCGACACTGACACGGACTCTCACCTCGCCCTGCCCCTAATTCGGGTAGACAAGCGCCGCATTGACACCCTGGAGCTATTTCCCTTCCGCGACCTGATGCGGCGCGGCTTGGGGGGCATTATGATTGCTCACCTCAACATCCCAGCCCTCGACAGCACTGGCATTCCCTCCACCCTTTCCAAGCCCATCGTGACGGGCATGGTGAAGGAGAAAATGGGCTTTGAAGGCGTCATTTTCACGGATGCTATGAACATGAAGGGCCTCACCAATATGTTCCCGCCCGGTGAAGGCGATGTACGTGCCCTTCTCGCCGGCAACGACGTGTTGGAGTTCTCCAAAAATATTCCGCTGGCCCTAACGATGGTTCGGGAAGCCATTAATCGGGGCGAAATCACGCAGGAAGAAATTGACCGCCGTTGTCGCAAAGTACTGGCGCTGAAGGAGTGGGCGGGGCTGAATAAGTATCAGCCCATCGACCTCAAAAACCTGTACAAGGACCTCAACACCCCGCACGCCAACTACCTGAGTCAGCGCCTGAGCGAGTTGTCTCTAACCTTGCTGCGCAACGAGAAGAGCATGCTGCCGCTGCAAGGCCTGGACACGCTACGTATTGCCACGGTGGCCATCGGCACCAAAGACACCACCGACTTCCAGCGCATGGTGGCGGACTACGCACCAGCCGACCATTTTTGGCTGTCGGCCACGCCTACACTGGATGAGCTAGTGAAGATTCGGGAGGCGCTGAAAGGCTACAATACGCTGCTTGTCGGTCTGAATAACTTAGGCCGGTTGCCAGCTACCAACTTTGGAGTAACGCCGGAAACCAACGTGCTCCTGCGAGAGCTGGCAACCGCCAAACAGCGCATTGTAGTCAGCGTGTTTGGCAATGCCTACGCCGTGGCCAAAGTCCGCGACCTAGCCCGCGCCGATGCCGTGGTACTAGCGTATCAGGAAAGCAGAAACGCCCAGGATCTGACTGCGCAAATGATTTTTGGCGGCATTGGCGCCCAAGGCAAATTGCCCGTCACCATCTCCGACGACTACCCGCGCGGCTTCGGCCTCAGCACCCAGGGCGGCATGCGCCTGAGCTATAGCTACCCCGAAGCGGTGGGCATGAGCAACAACCTCGAAGCCCGCGTGGACTCGATGATGCAGCAGGCGTTGGCAGCCAAGGCATTCCCCGGTGGCGAAGTGCTGATTGCCCGCAACGGCACGGTAGTGTTGCGCAAAAGCTACGGCACCCACGACTACGCCGACAATCCACGCTTGGGGGGCAAAAAGCCGCGCCCAGTGCAGAACACCGACATTTACGACTTGGCTTCAGTCACGAAAGTATCGGCGGCACTGCCGGCACTCATGCGCCTTCAGGATCAGGGCAAGTTCAACCCCGACATGACCATGGGGCAGCTTTACCCCGAGTTTGTGGGCACGAACAAGCAGGATTTGAAGCTACGTGACGTGCTTACCCACCAAGCCCGCCTCAAAGCCTGGATTCCCTTCTGGAAAGATTATACCAAGCCCCGCGGCATTTTTAATAAGCTGTTTGGCAAAAGTCCCGATGCAGCCAACGTATCCGCCACCAAGCCATCGGAGCTAAACCGCCGCTTCTTCCGCTCCGATTCGTCGGCTCGCTTTCCCTATCAGGCTGCCACCAATCTGTGGGCCCGCAAAGACTTCCCCGAGCGCATTCGCGAAGCCATTGCCGAGTCGCCGCTGAATGAGAAGCCCGGCTACGTGTACTCCGATTTGTCGTTTATCATGTATCCGCAGTTTGTGCGCTCAGCTTCGGGCAAACCGCTCAATCAGTTTGTGGTGGATGAGATTTATAAGCCGTTGGGCGCGACAACTATGGGCTACAACCCCACCCGCCGCTTCCCGCTTAGCCGCATTACTCCCACCGAATATGACTCTTTGTTCCGCCACAGCCAGCTGCACGGCACCGTGCACGACGAAGGCGCAGCTCTGCTGGGGGGCATTTCTGGGCACGCGGGCCTGTTCGGCAACGCCAATGACCTAGCCAAAGTAGTGCAGATGTACGCCTGGAATGGCAAGTATGGTGGACAGCAGCTCATCAAACCCGAGACCATAGCCGAGTACACGCGCTGCCAGTTCTGCCCCGACAATCGTCGCGCCCTCGGCTTCGACCGGCCTGCTGCCAACCCCTCGGTGAATTCGGCCAAAAATGCTAGCCCAAGCAGCTACGGCCACACGGGTTACACCGGCACCTACTTCTGGGTCGATCCGCAGTATGATGTGGTGGTTATCTTCCTTTCAAACCGGGTCAACCCAACTCGCAACAACAATAAAATCAGCGACCTGAGCGTGCGCAGTCACTTATTGCAAGTTGCCATCGAAGCGGTGCAGCAGGGCAAAAGTACGCCCACTGAATCGCCGGTGCTGAAGGAGAATTAA